In a genomic window of Rhinoderma darwinii isolate aRhiDar2 chromosome 10, aRhiDar2.hap1, whole genome shotgun sequence:
- the LOC142661425 gene encoding uncharacterized protein LOC142661425 isoform X1, producing the protein MVQTYTNCKTCDEENVVCAGGHPKNQENMDRCSCVCTESGCSDLKTGLFCSPCKDQKAYIAETINCGQIFMQVTEDEDLYLDCNFMWHARLQEPYKNVFIMPGENEPKVTEDSFLRIIGVQMQESGVYQCTTMLQSGVPVSHLVYHVRVLSGSTRTTTVYQPRPTLPDVLDITAPETVFQKTLKINSKVFIAISVPTIVTIMIIAGIGIYICWIKRKSKAPVEEEPV; encoded by the exons ATGGTGCAAACGTACACCAATTGTAAGACCTGTGACGAGGAAAATGTTGTCTGCGCCGGGGGCCATCCAAAAAATCAAG AAAACATGGATAGATGCAGCTGTGTGTGCACCGAGAGTGGATGCTCTG atttgaaaactggACTTTTCTGCTCTCCATGTAAAGATCAAAAAGCTTACATTGCCGAGACGATAAACTGTGGAC AAATATTTATGCAAGTTACAGAGGACGAAGATCTATATCTagactgtaactttatgtggcatGCCAGGCTGCAGGAGCCCTATAAGAATGTGTTCATCATG CCCGGTGAAAATGAACCAAAAGTCACCGAGGACAGCTTTTTAAGAATCATAGGCGTACAGATGCAAGAGTCCGGTGTTTACCAGTGTACCACCATGCTGCAATCCGGTGTGCCAGTCAGCCACCTTGTGTATCATGTGAGAG ttctcagTGGATCAACGAGAACAACGACGGTATACCAGCCTCGTCCTACACTGCCTGACGTGCTTGACATCACAGCGCCTGAGACGGTATTTCAGAAGACATTAAAAATCAACAGTAAAGTCTTCATAGCGATATCTGTACCCACCATCGTTACCATCATGATAATTGCTGGCATAGG CATCTACATCTGCtggataaaaagaaaatcaaaagcACCTGTGGAAGAAGAGCCGGTATAG
- the LOC142661425 gene encoding izumo sperm-egg fusion protein 1-like isoform X2: MDRCSCVCTESGCSDLKTGLFCSPCKDQKAYIAETINCGQIFMQVTEDEDLYLDCNFMWHARLQEPYKNVFIMPGENEPKVTEDSFLRIIGVQMQESGVYQCTTMLQSGVPVSHLVYHVRVLSGSTRTTTVYQPRPTLPDVLDITAPETVFQKTLKINSKVFIAISVPTIVTIMIIAGIGIYICWIKRKSKAPVEEEPV, from the exons ATGGATAGATGCAGCTGTGTGTGCACCGAGAGTGGATGCTCTG atttgaaaactggACTTTTCTGCTCTCCATGTAAAGATCAAAAAGCTTACATTGCCGAGACGATAAACTGTGGAC AAATATTTATGCAAGTTACAGAGGACGAAGATCTATATCTagactgtaactttatgtggcatGCCAGGCTGCAGGAGCCCTATAAGAATGTGTTCATCATG CCCGGTGAAAATGAACCAAAAGTCACCGAGGACAGCTTTTTAAGAATCATAGGCGTACAGATGCAAGAGTCCGGTGTTTACCAGTGTACCACCATGCTGCAATCCGGTGTGCCAGTCAGCCACCTTGTGTATCATGTGAGAG ttctcagTGGATCAACGAGAACAACGACGGTATACCAGCCTCGTCCTACACTGCCTGACGTGCTTGACATCACAGCGCCTGAGACGGTATTTCAGAAGACATTAAAAATCAACAGTAAAGTCTTCATAGCGATATCTGTACCCACCATCGTTACCATCATGATAATTGCTGGCATAGG CATCTACATCTGCtggataaaaagaaaatcaaaagcACCTGTGGAAGAAGAGCCGGTATAG